The DNA region GCCACGCTCGATTCCTTGGAGAATCGGATCGAGGACCTGGAAGCCGACGAGGAGTACCTGGCGGAGAAGCGCCGGGCGGGCGCTCGCGGGGTGCGCAAGGATCTGGCGGATTACCAGGAACTCTACGACGTGTTGCGAAACACCCAGATGACGGCCTTCGACACGTCGATGTTTCTCACCGTCCGCGGGGATACGGAGGACGAGGTTGACGCGACTGCGGTCGCGAACACCGCACGGCGCTCCCCCGCGAATTTGACGCCGGTGTTACCCCGGTGGAACCAGCTGGCGACGCTCTCGTCGAACGCACCCGTCGCCGTGGACCGCCTCAGGGAATCGATGGAGACGACCGTGCCCATGCTCGCCGGCGCGGTCGGCGCGATGTTCCCGTTTGTCGCCGGAACGTTCGCCGAACCAGGCATCGAGTACGGTACCTACGCCCTGAACGAGAGCCCGCTCATCCTCGATCGGTTCAACCGCGACACGGGGTATTGCACGATGGTCATCGGACAACTCGGAGCAGGCAAGTCGTTCTCGACGAAACTCCAGCTCGTCCGCCGCGCGATGTACGACCCGGAGACGCACATCATCATGCTTGACCCGCTTGAGGGGTTTGCGGGCGTGAACGAGACGCTCGGCGGCGAGCGCGTCACGGTCGGCGGGACGCGTGGATTCAATCCGCTTGAACTCCAGCCGACGCCCGAGTCGGTGCTGGCGAGCGTGCCTGATCTGGACCCGTGGGCAGAGCAGATCACATGGGCCGTCTCCTTCTTCGAGACGTTCTTCGCCAACGTCGCGGACAATCCCCTTGCGGGGCGCAAGCAGACGCTCAGACGGGCCGTACAGGTCGCCTACGAACGCCAGGGGATTACGCGGGACCCCGAGACGCACGCGAACGAGTCGCCGACCGTCCGAACCGTGATTTCGGTGTTGGAAGACCTGCTTGGGTCGCCCGGAGAGTTCGGGTACGTCACCGAGGGCGAACGCGAGCGTGTTCGGGACGATGCGCGGTCGTTACTGACTGACCTTCGGCCGTCGTTCCGGAAGGGCGGTGACCTGTCGAATCTGGCCGCGCCGACGGAGCTGGATCTTGATTCGAAAGTGCTCTATCTCGACTTGCATCAGGAGGAGGGCGTCCGCGGCCGGACGGAGACGAGCCTCATGATGCAGGTGATCTTCAACGCGGTGTACGAGCGCGCCAAGGGGACCGACAAGAAGGTCATCTTCGTGGTCGACGAGGCACACTACCTACTGGGTAATTCGACCTCGCTAGAGTTCCTAGAGATGGCGGTTCGACACAGCAGGCACTACGATCTCTCGTTGCACTTCATCACCCAGACGGGCGGCGAGTTCTCACTGACGCCCGACGCGCGGACCATCGCGAATCTCTGTTCGATGACGGTCGTTCACCGCGTCCGGGAGGATGCAGAGAAGCTCGCAGAGTGGTTTGGACTGAGCGAGCGCGAAGTGGAGTGGGTTCGCAGCGCGAAAGCCGGGAACGAGGAAGATGGATACTCAGAGGCCCTGTTGGGCATCGACGAAAAAGGCTGGTTTCCGCTTCGAGTGCGAGCGAGTGACTACGAGGCTGAGATGGTAGAGACAGAACGAGAGTCAGTGACCCACGACTGAAGTCGTGGGCTTGTCAGTGGACTCCCCTTCTGCCGTCGAATCGACGGAGGCGTGGAAGTCGCCGTTCAGGTTCAGCGTCCCTGACGTCAGCGCACACTGACAGAGTGCGCCTCCACTCAAAGACTTCTGCCCCGAGTGGAGTTTCTTCAGGAGTTTGCGAGCGACGTTCTTGCTCGCGTTATAATCCGCGTTCAGCTTGTACTCACACTTCTGACACACGAACTGGTGTTTCGACCGTCGATTGTTCTCGTGAGTGAACCCACACGATGAACACCGCTGAGACGTGTACGCCGGGTTCACCTGTTCCACTTCGATATCGAACATCTCGGCCTTGTACTCGGTGTACTGGTACAGGCGTCGGAATGCCCATGCGTGGAATCGCTTCGCACCAGCCATCCGTTTGCGAATCCCGGTCAGATTCTCGAACGCGATATGTGTACACTCGTGGTTACGGGCTTCGTCGAGAATCTGGTTCGAGGCACGATGCAGTTCGTCTTGCATCCAGCGGTGTTCGCGGTCGTTCATCGACTGAATCGACAGGTGCGCCGAGCGCGTGCCCGCTTGTTGCATCGACCCGCGAGTCTTCTCAAACTCTCGGCGGCGATGATTCATCTCGTCAGCGTTCCCGATGAACGCGCCTGTCGAAGTCACGGCGAGCGAGCCGTCCACGTTCAAATCGACACCAAGGACTGTTCTGTGCTTGGAGTTAGGAGACGTCGTGGACGACTCTTGCTCGTCCGTAGTTCGGCGCATCCGTGCGTGGAGATAGAACGCTTCAGAGTGACGGTCGTACTGTAACGTGGACATGCGGAACTCGTAGTCCTCGTTCAGCAGGTACTCACCAATTGGTGTTCCCTCAGGGTTCTCCGGAATCACGTAGTCACACTCGACGCGACCGTTTACCGTGGAAAGGGAAACGTGGTCGCGGTAGAACGTTGCTGAACGCTTGTCGTAGACGACGCTCCACGCATCGAAGTGCGGT from Halostella salina includes:
- a CDS encoding VirB4 family type IV secretion system protein; the protein is MSLRDKLPFLGRGGGRAGSDERDEGDSEAEEPTGNEDEGNQHAEDQPTDTNARVAYEPDQQPLGDIADVHQSVIAPSSIEHHSGTVRTGDTWTKSFWVSEFPDSPADGLFEGLYATAETRHTDISLHLAPRDTNATLDSLENRIEDLEADEEYLAEKRRAGARGVRKDLADYQELYDVLRNTQMTAFDTSMFLTVRGDTEDEVDATAVANTARRSPANLTPVLPRWNQLATLSSNAPVAVDRLRESMETTVPMLAGAVGAMFPFVAGTFAEPGIEYGTYALNESPLILDRFNRDTGYCTMVIGQLGAGKSFSTKLQLVRRAMYDPETHIIMLDPLEGFAGVNETLGGERVTVGGTRGFNPLELQPTPESVLASVPDLDPWAEQITWAVSFFETFFANVADNPLAGRKQTLRRAVQVAYERQGITRDPETHANESPTVRTVISVLEDLLGSPGEFGYVTEGERERVRDDARSLLTDLRPSFRKGGDLSNLAAPTELDLDSKVLYLDLHQEEGVRGRTETSLMMQVIFNAVYERAKGTDKKVIFVVDEAHYLLGNSTSLEFLEMAVRHSRHYDLSLHFITQTGGEFSLTPDARTIANLCSMTVVHRVREDAEKLAEWFGLSEREVEWVRSAKAGNEEDGYSEALLGIDEKGWFPLRVRASDYEAEMVETERESVTHD
- a CDS encoding RNA-guided endonuclease InsQ/TnpB family protein; amino-acid sequence: MEDVIRTVKVKLDVPDKRCDDLHQTKDQFLHCANTTTAWAWNYPEDYCVTSKQKAENALYERLRDETELTANLVQKGIRRAIEATKSGVARLKKGDNTSQPHFDAWSVVYDKRSATFYRDHVSLSTVNGRVECDYVIPENPEGTPIGEYLLNEDYEFRMSTLQYDRHSEAFYLHARMRRTTDEQESSTTSPNSKHRTVLGVDLNVDGSLAVTSTGAFIGNADEMNHRRREFEKTRGSMQQAGTRSAHLSIQSMNDREHRWMQDELHRASNQILDEARNHECTHIAFENLTGIRKRMAGAKRFHAWAFRRLYQYTEYKAEMFDIEVEQVNPAYTSQRCSSCGFTHENNRRSKHQFVCQKCEYKLNADYNASKNVARKLLKKLHSGQKSLSGGALCQCALTSGTLNLNGDFHASVDSTAEGESTDKPTTSVVGH